The following coding sequences are from one Carassius auratus strain Wakin chromosome 15, ASM336829v1, whole genome shotgun sequence window:
- the dusp14 gene encoding dual specificity protein phosphatase 14, whose protein sequence is MGSRSQGFFHLQDHHPHHHHHHHHRSSVVPTAIPRLLPETSSLLGGIAQITPSLFLSRGNVASNRSLLLSKGITCVVNATIELPNFNWPHMEYVKVPLADMPHSPISLYFDSVADKIHSVGRKRGAVLVHCAAGVSRSASLCLAYLMKYHRVSLAEAHAWVKSRRPIIRPNGGFWRQLIEYERKLFGRNSVKMIQTPYGVIPDVYERDRRNLAPYWGL, encoded by the coding sequence ATGGGTTCCCGAAGTCAGGGGTTCTTCCACCTCCAAGATCACCATCCccaccatcatcaccaccaccaccaccgcAGTTCAGTGGTGCCCACAGCCATCCCCCGACTGCTGCCCGAGACCAGCAGCCTGTTGGGGGGCATCGCCCAGATCACTCCTTCCCTGTTCCTCAGCCGGGGGAATGTGGCATCCAATCGCAGCCTCCTCCTGTCCAAAGGGATTACCTGTGTGGTGAATGCCACCATCGAGCTGCCCAACTTCAACTGGCCACACATGGAGTATGTGAAAGTGCCACTGGCCGATATGCCTCATTCTCCAATCTCACTTTATTTTGACAGCGTGGCTGATAAGATCCACAGCGTGGGCCGGAAACGGGGAGCCGTGCTGGTGCACTGCGCGGCTGGGGTGAGCCGTTCCGCCTCACTCTGTTTGGCCTACCTCATGAAGTACCACAGGGTTTCCCTGGCCGAGGCTCATGCTTGGGTCAAATCCCGCCGACCCATCATTCGTCCTAATGGAGGGTTCTGGCGACAGCTCATTGAGTACGAGAGAAAACTGTTTGGCAGGAACTCTGTAAAAATGATCCAGACACCATACGGGGTCATTCCCGACGTGTACGAGAGAGACCGCAGGAACTTGGCACCTTACTGGGGCTTGTGA